CTACATAGTATTGTCTGCTTTCCCTCCGATAGTTATGAAAGCTGTTACTTCTCCCACATAAGCTTGTTCCAGTAGTGTGCACGAGTAGTGTGAACTACAGCTGAGGTGAGGTCACGGGCAGAATGAAGCATGTGCACGAGCAGCGTCAGGAATCCATTCTTTGTCGCCCGTCTCCTTTGCCATCTGGCCATGTGGATACCCTGTCAGAGTCAGATTTGCTGAGAGACCAGCAACAGAACATCAGAACCGATTTATGCAGCTGTGCCTTCGATTGAGATGCACTGCTGCCGCCTTTTTGTTCCAGAAATCACTGCGTTACTTCCCACACAGCACTGTTCTATGGTGCGACAGTCCATGTTTGTTCCATCATTTCGTTGAGCATTTCTCGGGTGGGTAGCAGTTGTATGCGTGCTGTAGGCAAGGAGCAGTAGCTAGCATGGCTGATTTCATTAGAAAGCAATTGCATGATTGGGTGAAAAGTTAAGAGAGTAAAGATGTGGTTTTGATATGCAAGGAGAAAGGTGAAGCTACTGATGTGTGCTTATTGATTTATTATTTAATATACATCATGGCATGGCTAGTTTTTGGTTTGTATTTATTTCAGCAATAGTTCCTTGTATCTTCCTCAATGCCCTGCATCTGCAATGTAAAATTTACTTTCCGTGAAATGGCCAGAATGAACTATGCCGAATGAAGATGGACCTGTCGCTTCTGGATAAACTTGTACATGAGTACTGTGTATACAGGGGAATAGTTGAAGGCTGTTCTCATGCCCTTCCTGGTATATGACTGAACCTGTACTTGAGCCTACTTTACAATTTCAATACTCCCTCAGTCTGGAATTAACTGACACACTAAAACGTGTCTAGATACATGTGAATCTAGACAAATGTGGCTGAGTTAATTCCGAACAGAGGGAGTTGCTTCAAATATGTTCTTTCCTGTAGTGGTCTACTGCTTGCTAGCTCTTGGAACTATCATTTTGGTCCTATGCAGCACTAAAGCAGACCATTTTGTTTTGGTATTCTGTAGGAACTTCTGACTTGAAATGTAGTCAAAACACTGATGTTAGTTCCATAAATAAACAAAGAACCGATAGTGAAACACATCTTGAATGTGAGATGGCTGACAATCAGGATGGCGGCTGTAGCACCAGTGATATTACCTATCATGATTCCTGGTCCAAGAGAATACGAAAGGATAGAAGTAGTACATCAGGGCAGGGAAGACGAAAGAGATGGAGAGGTCGATCCGATGATCTGAATTATGCCTGTGAGACGCCAGCGGATGGAGATCGTGAAATCTTGTCTCCTTCCTTTGACATGGACGAAGATGTTCTGATACAGAAACAGGTAAGCTTTATTTTCAATTCATCATTCTTGCAAGATCCTAGACCATTTTTTTTTTATGGATGACGATTTCCTTGTTTTAGGACCTGGTGGCAGATTCTGGTTTTTCTGATACTAGGGATATGCAAGATCAGAAGTATGAGGTTATTTTGGAGATGAGGGACCTCACAAGAAAAGGAATGGCTTCTAAAGTTGTGGATGAAATAAACGACATAGATCCTGGTTTTTTCACCCAAAATCCCGTTCTTCTGTTTCAGCTAAAACAGGTGAAGCCCTTCAATGGGATCGTATTAGTCTGTAGGACTTCTAGTTCTAGGTAGGAAGGGGTACCTTACACATCTTTGAATTTTTTACTGTTTCAGGTTGAGTTTCTTAAGCTAGTAGCTGGTGGTGATCATGTAGCTGCTCTCAAGGTTGCATCCTCTCATCTGGGACCTATTGCTGCCAGTAACCAAGCTTTACTGAAGCCTTTGAAGGAAACTTTGGTAACACTCATACAACCCAGTGAAAATGTACTCACAAAGGCAGTATCCTTGCCTGTTCTTGCAAGTTCTCTACAGGTATGTTTCTATGTTTATATATGTTGTAAGTTGATTCAAAGTCCCACCCATCTGGTAGTTTCTCCGCGATTGGGTATTCACTGTATTAGATTTTGGTTTTGTGCCTTATCTTCTCACAAACATGATGAAACACACATCATGCCTTGTGTGGTTGGTTATCAGCAAGAGTACAAGTCAAACTATGCTTTAGGTTGAAGTTTCTGTAGTTGAAGTGAAGGAATCGGGAGCCGTATCATGACATCTTTCCTTCTGTAGCTTGCTATAAGCAGGAGGCTTGGTATTGAGGAACCTCAGTTGATGAAGATAATCAGGACAACACTTCATACACACACTGAATGGTTTAAACTTCAGATGTGCAAAGACCATTTTGATAATTTTTTGAAAATTGATTCTCTAAAAGAGATTGATCCATCTGTGAGTCACAGTATGTCCAAAGCTCCAACAGATGAATGTGGAAATGGTTCTTCTCAAATCACAACATGCTCAAGTGGCAAGGTTCCAGATGAAGGTAGTAGCCCTCAAGTGCTGTCAGAAGTTGCCTGTGATGAAAGTGCTATAATCAAAGTTATGGTAAGTGGTATATATCTTAAGAAAATTCCTTATTTACCGCTGATTAGCTCCTTTCATGATATATGCGATGGAATTACTCGTTATCATTCATGTGCCATCACTTATTGGAACTATGCCTTCCATGACACCATTGACTGTTAGTCGAGGATTATCTTTGGTGTGAGGAGACCCATTTACCTTCTTTACAGAGGGAATTTATTGCTTTTCTGTGAGAAAATATGTAAATTATATTTCCATTAGGCTAAGAACCAGTATATATACATGTACATGTGTGGAGGATGTAGGAAACTGCTTATATAATAGAAAAAATAGCACAACAGTAATGGAAAGTATAAACTACTCCCCCTCCCCCTCAAACTACATGGTATGtcaacaacactgagtttggagaggtaGAAGTTGTGTTGTGCTCTAATCTGGGCCTTTGCGCTGTTCCCTTCTTTCCTTTTCGCTGCATTCGCAGTTCATGAGTTCTGGATGCTCGAGATGCAGCATCTTATGTGGCTGCACCGCCTTCTCCTGGTGTGCTGTCTTCTCCTGATGGGCCGCCTACTTGTAGTGAGGGGGATCTTCTCCTTTTATACCATTCTTAATGGAACCATTTTTTTCACATTCCTAACTGAATTAACTTCAGCAAAATGGCTTTTCCCCAGTGGAAGACTCCAATTCTCAATCTAAACACTAGTTCCCACAATTTGATATTTGAAAAGTTAGTTAATGCAATAACAGCACCAAGCTGAAAACTTAAATTTATTGATTCCAATAAACATGCAGAAATTAACAATAGGTGATTACAGGAATTAAGACATGGCGAAAGTGGCTGTAATAGCAAGGCGACTATAATGAGTTGATCTAAGTTGGATATTAGAAAAACTTTGTTAGGGAGAACTTCCAACCTTGCTCTATATTACACATTTTTCCAGTTATGAAATTCCCGACGGTAAATTGAAAACTATGGAACTCAATGAACTTACGGCTTCACATTGGCATCCTTTCCAAGTACTTCTTGGGTTGATAGTTTTAAATTTGCATAATCTTCAATATGCAGCTTTGACCACTACTTTTTGAATGAAGATGAGTGAACGACCACAGGGAGATACTGTGAAGCATTTGCAGCTAACTGGCTCAAAGTGTCATCAAATTAGGAACTGAGGCAATACACGTTTGTGGTTCATATTTTCTACACCTTATCCAAACAAATGAAGTTCATACAGATTGCTTTTGTTTAAAAATGAATAGATAGAGTGGGGTAATGTTGAATTCTCTAGTTTATTTATCGGTACCACAATGATATGCTTATGCATGTTGATCTGCAGCAACTGGCAAGTGAACTCTATCAGTACTCCATCTTCTAACCTACATATGATCCATGAGTTAACTGCTTAGTTCCATCTCCCGTTTGCAGGAATTCCTTGCTTTGCCAAGGGCGGATGCCATCCAACTGCTCATGCAGTACAGTGGAGATGCAGAGACAGTCATCCAGCAAATCTTTTCGTAGTTCTGTATGTACAGACCACACATGTTCTATTCGTTTTCGAAAGTAAAATATTTCTTCATACTTGTCCTCCATTAGCTGTATTTGAACTAGGTTCCCCCTTTCAATCGTGTGTGTCCATGTAACACTGAAACATTGAAGAAAAACATACGAGGCACCAAAGAATAAAGAAGCAGGAGCATGTAATGAAAATCTTTAAACTTGTGATGGATGGTTTGATCTCAGTTTGGATTTTGGTGTATTATGTGATTACGGAAACCCAGGGAGTAGGTTTTCCCCCCTGCCTGTTTGTTTTGCAGTACCATGTAAATGTGCAATATATATACAGTATTAAAGACTGTCCAGGTGTTGTCTCCCCAATGGACCAGCAGTAGTCATGCGTTATTTACTTTCCATGCTTAAACTATACTTCCCTTCGTTCTGATTTAGTCTAAATTTTAGAAAAAATGTGATAAACTAGTAttgcatttattagtactacttagaTATGTGAACAACCAATTCAAGCTACTAGTATATTGAAAATAACAAGAGAGCAAAACCACTTCGTTTTTAGTGTTGTTGTTGACTAAAAAGCTAAAATATAGAGTATTTTAGAACAAATTTTGAAGCTAGAATGTAGACTGTTTTAGAACGGAGGAAGTATATGAACGAAAGAGAATTATCAGTTGCGACAATTTAGTAATCTGGATTTGGAagcaaatttggtgcacatgagcaccagtgctcagtttttaaaatattaaaaaaCTGAATTTTTGCATTTCAAAAAATCATCACATTTATTCCatgaatacatacacatattctgaatattcatgcaaagttttggtagaaattgcattgtattttaaactacaggaaaaaaaacaaatttgtggctacgtatagagttatatatttgtcagaaatttgtcttttttgtatagcttaaaatataacatatttttcttcaaaatttctaccgtaccttcagaatgtttatatgtatgtggatatttaatttcatattttttcaaatccaaaaaatatgatttttaaaaaTCAGAAGCACTAGTGCTCATGTGCCAAATACACATTTCGTCTGGATTTGCTTTTCCTTGGGCGTTGGAACAATGCAAGATTGACGACTTGTTCTCGACGCA
This Lolium perenne isolate Kyuss_39 chromosome 1, Kyuss_2.0, whole genome shotgun sequence DNA region includes the following protein-coding sequences:
- the LOC127304640 gene encoding uncharacterized protein; this translates as MDLPTPSPSPSPSPSDSPPPVNWDSLDALVLDFVRSDRLIAPSASPSPPSSPSSSTTTATSTSSSSPSTSTSSSYCSRILIRLARRALEAGDVDAALALLRAHAPAALLDHRLLFHLHKQRFVELVRRGTEADREAALDCLRTALAPCALDAYPEAYEEFKHILLVLIYDKDDQSSPVTNEWSIKRRFELAGLLSSILRAQLQAYDPILSMTLRYLISIHKVFCSRQGISSPISDLTERLLFEDRDLPAVPHECSVEAPPFDEVDVQALAHAVELTRQGAVDSLKFAKGDLYQAFQNELCRMKMDLSLLDKLVHEYCVYRGIVEGCSHALPGTSDLKCSQNTDVSSINKQRTDSETHLECEMADNQDGGCSTSDITYHDSWSKRIRKDRSSTSGQGRRKRWRGRSDDLNYACETPADGDREILSPSFDMDEDVLIQKQDLVADSGFSDTRDMQDQKYEVILEMRDLTRKGMASKVVDEINDIDPGFFTQNPVLLFQLKQVEFLKLVAGGDHVAALKVASSHLGPIAASNQALLKPLKETLVTLIQPSENVLTKAVSLPVLASSLQLAISRRLGIEEPQLMKIIRTTLHTHTEWFKLQMCKDHFDNFLKIDSLKEIDPSVSHSMSKAPTDECGNGSSQITTCSSGKVPDEGSSPQVLSEVACDESAIIKVMEFLALPRADAIQLLMQYSGDAETVIQQIFS